TTAAAGACCTCCATTGAAGGAggccccatcccaccccactaCATCATTTTTTCCATTGTTGAATTGTTCTGCAGTGCCAGTTTGTGGGTAGCAACAAGAAAAGAGGGCTGTTTCCTccatgctctgcttgtgggcttcctggagccatctgattggccactgtgggaaaacagaatgctggtctagaccaggggttcccaaactttggcCTGCAGACCACTGCTTCGTTCAggcggtccatggcatgtctgtaaaaatgcaattaagaaTCATACATCATGTGTGCCATTGcttacaagaggcagaaaaatgattAATTGGTCTGCCAACGCCCTCAGTAATTTTTAAGTGGTCCTTAAGGGGAATAGTGTGGGAATCACAGGTCTGGACAGACCTTttgctctgatccaacagggctcttcttacgttcttacaggTTTCCGGTTGTAGAATTGAGAAACACACGGCTGGTGATTTCTAAAAAGGCAGAGAGCTATAGCTCTTGAACACAGTGCATCCAATGGGCCTCCTCCCTTTGGCTTTGTTCATCCTCTGCCTTTCTGCTTACTAAGGTGGGAAGCATGGGACAATGGGAGGAGCAGGAGTAGGTCTGCCTCTCTGCCAGCTGGCTCTTCCTATGTGTCTGCCTTGGACTTTTAGGCAGCCTAGGATGCCGAGAGCAGACACTTCTGCCAGTTTCTCGTATCTGGATGGAACACACGATGGTTGTTATAAACCCCTTTGTGGGGGTTTTTTACACagtagtatacaaatattttaaaaataaacatacactaGCCCTGGAAGGCTAgccctgggatggggaacctgtggccctccagattagggatgggtgaacacACCCattgcagtttctcatttttccaatcctaaatttggttctccacatttccacatcagtttgcttttttttataAAGTCCTTGTGCaaattttagcacaaatttctcctgatatacacatttttgcaaagcagtttttccCCTTAcgtaattcatttttattttcactaatataggcaCTTATGTGCACATTCTAGCCAggtttaggggtggggaacctttggccctcccgacactgctgaacaacaactcccatcagccccagcaagcatggccaatgagggGCCAGGAagctgtcattcagcaacatctggagggccaaaggttcctcacacatgccctaatatatgtgtttttgtacacatcatTTGGCCAGGGAAGTGCACTGTGAAATTTGGAGATCTTTGAAAGGATGGCAaggtttcagttctcgtattgttttggaacttGCAAACTGAATTGGATTGCTCTCCATCCCcgctccagatgttactggagtcTCCAgctcccagaaacatctggagggccacaggttccctgtccctcaTTGGAGAGAGTGCATAAGTgaacctggaacaggttcagaggagggcaacaaggaggatcaggggaatggaaaccaagccctatgaggagaggctgaaagaactgggcatgtttagcctggagaagagaagactgaggggagatatgatagcactcttcaactacatgaaaggttgtcacatagaggagggccgggatctcttctcgatcgtcccagagtacaggacacggaataatgggctcaagctgcaggaagccagatttcgactgcacatcaggaaaaacgtcctaactgttagagccatacgacaatggaaccaattacctagagaggtagtgggctctccgacactggaggcattcaagaggcagctggacagccatctgtcaggaatgctttgatttggattcctgcattgagcagggggttggacttgatggccttataggccccttccaactctactattctatgattctataagtgaCAACTTATGATATTGGAATGATTCACTGATCTTTAAACTCCTAACTGGAAGAGGGCAAGTGAGGCAACGGTGAAGTGCTGGGCAAAAGATGTCTCAGCAAATTTATTTCCTTTTTAGCATCCTTTGATGTGCAACAGGGCAACTTACTCACCAGCCATCCGATCCTACTGGAGAGTCTCTCTTCCACCCTGTGACTCCTTTGCCTGCATGGCTGTGCTGCATAAGCTTTAGCTGTCCTGACATCTTACAGGGCAATAAATAAAAGATACCGTCAAATAATTGCTCCTCCCAAGTCAGAATGCATGTAATACATCCACCTCTCTTGCAGGGCTAAACCGCTTAAGAGGCAATGTTGTGAAGCAATGGTATGAAGAGGAGGGCTGGAAAATCATAATAAAAGGAACTGACAAACTGGAACACCACTTGAGCAAGTTTGTGCATGGCTAATCCCTTGGCAGGGATGTCTTTGCACTACAATAGCAGGACAGGTTTACCAAAGCTTGGAAGGTGGTGTTTAGGAGGCATTTACAAAGCAAATCGGAAAAGGCATCATGGGGACTTCCACGTCTTCTTCCGTGGAGACATTATCCTGCAGGCATTGTGTTTGTGCACTCCAGCTGTCCTAGTTTTCCGGTCTGGCAAACCAAAACAGGTTCAGAGCAAGAAAACCTGGATCATCAAGAACTCTGTCCCGCAGACATTGGCCTTGCAGAGCTGTCTGTCGGAAGTTGCTGCACCAGGCTGCGAAAAGAGCCATGGCTGAATGgcagaccacatgctttgcaacCTATACTGATAGGAAACCAATTCACAGAAATTTGAAAGAGTCAAGAATcactgagttggaaggggccttgagAGGCCATTTAGTCTAACCACAGTCCCATACCAATATGGACCAGTGGTTCTTACTCTTTTTCCCATGCAGACATAATGAAGACTTGTTGGATGTCCCAGTGGGCCacttatttacttttattttactttaaaatatttatacgcTGCTTTTCCAGGCAAACCCCATCTACTTAATAGACCTTTGTTTGCTTGTTCTACAAATCAGAGGGCATACATTATTCATATTTTTGCAGACTCGCCTGTCTAAAGTGATGAGAATCTGTTTTTGAGTGCTAATTTCTGTGAAGCTGGGTGCAATGTCAGCTTTTGTCTCAAGTCGGGTTCTGCGTTCATCTTGTTTCTTGAGAGCATCCGGGCCCTTCAGAAAAGACCCTTTGAATTGTGAATTTTTCAGGGGGAAATTAATAGGTACTGTTACTACTACATGAAGATCGTGCTTCCTTGGTCTGGGGCTTGTTAGCCTCTTCAATAATCTGGTCCTGGTGAAAATGCACTCAGTCTCAGTCATCAATAAAGGGCTAAATACAGACATTCTTGAATGTTCTGTAACCATTTCATGGACCACCAGAGAGCCTCTGATACAGAATACTGATCTGATATTGTATATGTGGGTGCTAATCAGTGCTAGCCCTacccagaatagacccactgaagttggtagacattactaacttaagttcatgaatttcactgggtctgctctgagtaggacttagatgaaTACAACTCTGTGTCCCGAATGCCtagggaagccagatttcgactggacatcaggaaaaatttcctaactgttagagccatacgacaatggaaccaattacctagagaggtagtgggctctccgacactggaggcattcaagaggcagctggacagccatctgtcgggaatgctttgatttggattcctgcattgagcagggggttggacttgatggccttataggccccttccaactctactattctatgattctagggacgggagaaatttgattcagttcgcatttaaaggtgaactaaccaaattcacactttccaaaacaatacgcaaacTGAAATACCACCATCCTTAGAAGTTCACAATTTTCCAAATTCTCCAGCCACGCAATGGATACAAAAAGGCGTATGTTGCGGTATTcatgtaaatgcatatattaatgcaagtcacatacaaaaatgcgttatgtgaggggaaattgcaaaaaaatgcgtctgtcaaaactgcatacaaaaatgtgcttattgggagaaattaaaattaaaatgctaaagaattttcctaaggatttttttaaaaaaatgcaaattgctgcagaaatatggagaactaaattaaagattggaaaaatgaaatgaaattaatcTTTACTGCtgaaagccataggctaccacaattcaacacatgtaaaaggaaaatacaaaatacatattaaaatccaagtcatatttcaacaaaacacagttcaacaacttACAATAAAAGAACAACAATACATTTGAATTAAAATTTCCTCTCCCAAGAAAAAGATACACTGATCCACCCCATAACTTAGTATATAAATGCTACAGCCATACTAGCTCCAGGGCACAGCCCACTCACCCCACAATGTGTTTTTGTATCTAACTCTTAATTTTCGcgcagctagagcaaattttgccacctgggtAGTTATAAATATATTGTTCGAATGCATATCTGCTCCAGGGAAGGTCTATTTGACAAGGAGCAAAGGATGTAGGAAAGAAATTTTAACCTTGGGGACTtgggaaacggagagaaccaacaactgatagatttgtccatccctaccaaTCCCTCACACAGACACGATTTTGCTTCAGGTGGCTGGAAGAGACAGTTTTCTCAAAGCTACCCTAGGTAAGATTCTACATAAGGGGTGATCAAGGCCCAAAGCATGTGGTAGTGGAAGAGATTTAACCGAGTAAAGCTAGGAAAAATTAAAGCAGCAGATGGGCATATCAGCGTAGCCGGGGATGGTGGTCAGAGAGTGACGGAGGGGTTGTGAATGTAAAACAGTTTCATCTATGCTGGAAAATGGAAATTGCATTCTCTCTGATCCCAGGAAACGCAAATCCCTGTGATCAAATTAAATTATGCAGATTATGGAGAGGTTTAAGATGTTTGCTTTGAACTGAACATTCAAGGATGTGGCCCAGTCCTCCTGAGGCTGCACCACTTTGGAATGCAGGTTGGGGAAGCCAGAggggtgaattaaaaaaaataaaggcatGCAAACACAAATCACTTTCCACATACTGAGTGCTAGTATCGAaggatcactgttgtccatgcactggtaaccttcagattggattactgtagtgcactctatgtggggctacccttggggttggtccggaagctgcaactggtgcaaaatgccacgttgagactgctcactggggcagggtattgccaacatgtcaccacattgctgaaagaattgcactggctatttattagctaccaggctaagttcaaggttctagttttggtatacaaagccctatacagcttgggacgaggatacctgaaagaccgtcttatcccttatatacccagttgatcaccgagctcttagacaggtgccatctctggtatcttttcagtgcttactgaagaccttcctctttcaacaagccttttaagcagagaccttatgccagtctgcatctgtgttagaattgttttttaatatgtttttaaacctttttttaaaaaaagatgtttttaaagcttttttaaaatgtttttaaagatgttttgttttaatatgttttaatggttgttgtttttaatatattttaaagtctgttttatgatatgttaaagtgtttttagtgcctttgtttgctgccctgggctcctactgggagaaagggtgggatctaaatctaatatataaataaaataaataataatgatagaaAGTTGCTGCCCCAAGTGGTGAGTCCCTGAACTGCAGGTTGCATCTTCTCAGTGAAGTACCCCCTGGCCTTGGATTAACTCTGCCCAAACAGGTTCAAGATTTATCATGGTCAtgcattctttatttatttaacaaaatttatatactgcttgattgcaataaaacctctaagcagtttacaaaaacaagtaattaaaacatttaaaagataattaaaattaacagtcaGCCCAGAAGGGATTAAAACATGTCAACATCTACGTGACTGGATAGGCATGCCTACACAAATATGTTTTAAGCAGCTGCCTAAACAAGTCCAGCAACGGCAGGGAGTTccgaagtgtaggtgctgccacactgcaaGATCAGCTTTGTACAAGAGCAggacaagtacagtagggccccatcaTACAGCGGGtcacgttctggacccccgccgtaaagcggaaaccACCAAAAAGtgaaactcattgaatagaatggtgtgcgacacTGAAAAACTGCCGTACAactggaacaagtgccgtatgagtggggctttagtctaattgcgtctaactgagaccgctgcattagcgaagcaccgtaagtgaagtgccgtaaagcggggccctactatattatgtggcacctgtaacagtgccattTCTGCAAATTGAAGCAGTCGAGGGGGCACATGTGAGGTACGATGATCTTTGCCACTTCTGCCTTTGTTAGAATACAGTTGGGTTTTTTTAGACTGTATCCCAAGTATCACATGTTTGGTAAATTATTTCCTGAAGCAGCCTGCCTTCCCAGACTGTAGACCAGGCGAAGACCCCACAGAAGCTGTTGAACTCCAGCTACAACCAACCCCAATAGTCAACGGTCAGGGTTGATTGGTGCTAGAGTCCTGGGggcaaacctcaggcctggggggccaaaggcagccctcaaagcctctctgtctgacccttgagactctttccaggccacacaGCCCCTGCAGCCATAccctctttccccaggccacatgtCCCTCAGTTTACACCCTCTGTGAGAATTTCTTCCTGGCTGGAaagcgtccttgaactctgacaatgcctcttgtttgtctggcCAGAGGAcagaggtaggtgtgtgtgtagaaactagcctactctacaaaggtaaaatttacattcattgctccacccatttttgcctgtaGCCCCTCCCACCACATGGCCCCTGGAAGTTTCCTCaggaggaatgtggccctcgggtttGAAAGAGATTCCCTagccctgttgttgttgttatatgccttcaagtcaattacgacttatatattgtttgttgctttcaaaactgtcttatatatatatattcatagggttttcatggtaagaggtatccagaggtggttcaccattgcctttctctaaggctaagcctacggcacccagtattcccaggctgtctcccatccaagtactaaccaggcctgaccctgcttagcttccgagattagACGAGATCGGGCGTATTCAGAGTAGTATGACTGTAGGCTCCCTACCCCTATTGCAGTCCAACTACTGTAGTTGTGTGGAGGGCACAGTGTTGGCTTCCTCTGATGTGCACAAACGTACCCCCTTGCTGAATTTTAATAaggcctttctctttctctcacatTTAGAAATTATTGACCAGGAATTAGAAGAGAAGTGCAAGATCGTGGAGGCCCGGCTGCAGGAGAAAGAGATGGACAACCTGGAGTTGCGCAAGGAACTGAGACATAAAGAGAGCCTCGTTGCTGCCCTCCGGTCCAACCTGAGGAATAAAGAGAGGAAGTTCCTGGAGGAGCTGAAGAGGAGAAGCCACCGGGTGACCATCCTCAACACGGAGCTGCAGAAACAGACAGAAGCAGCCGCTTACCTTTCTTTCCAGCTGCACGCCACCAAACAGAAGCTGCACAGTTCTCGGCAAAGTGGCAAGCCTCTCCCCGAGAAGCCTCCCGAGAAAGCTTGCCTCCCTCCACCCTGTAGTGAGGCCCGGCCCAAGAAACGGACTCAGAGGTCCCACCCCCGCAGGCAGGCTGCTAGCAACTTCCACGGCAAGGGGGCCTTCAAGGACCCGTCGTCTCGCGACCGGCTGAGCAGCTTTGAGGAAGACGAGCCAATGCCCGACCCGGCCCTTTTTTTGTACACAAAACGGCACCATGCCCCACCTCATCGCCAGAGGTCAGAGCATAAAGCATCAGCTATGTCTGTCAGAGTGGGCACTGACCAGAGGGACCCCAAAGGTGGTCAGCAGAGGCCGTCCACccggcagccctacctggaaccAACAGAAGCTGTGAATGGTGCCAGGACTGTGGGCAAACCTCGACCGTCTTCCAAAGGGGAACAGCACAAGCGAAATGGCCGTAGCCCCCAAACTTCCAAAGACATTGACTAAaagaggagaagagagagagaggaaagggaaaaCATACAGCCAttttgaaatagcttttcttaagAGGTCGTACTAGAAGAGGGGCCGCTCTTTTCAAGCACATTCCTAAATTGGAGGCCATTTTTGAAGAAGTGGTGTAAGGCCTCAGGGCCTCCTAGACAGAACCATTTTGTCTGTCATGTTGTTACAGCACCAAAATACCTGTGTGCTCCTTGGGGAATGGTGTCAGCAACAGTAGAACTGCCAAAACTGCAGACACTGGCGTGGTTTTGAACGTTGTGATTGCAGCTGAAGTGAATGTAGTAAGCCATTTGCCACCGCAACAGCCAACAGCACTGCACAATGTCTTGGCAAAGAGGACTGAGGAACTGAACCGCACATTTCTGTGCCTTGAAATtacagctttgttgttgttttttagttttTCTGTTTCAAATTCTGAAAACTTTGAAAACTTGCcgtttgaaatcttgatttcggAGGCAAGACTGAAGCTTTGGCACTGTCATCCAGGTTTTGACCATTCCGAATGTGTGTGATTCATCCCATCTCAAATGGGTGTGGTTGCCCCCCGTTTCAGCACTAATTGTGATACCTGCGGCTCGAAGAGAAGATGGCTGAGGAAGTTAGATGTGAGCGTTTGGGGAGGTTATACATGTTGGGGagtgtctgggtttttttttaatgatctagAACAGGGTATTCTAAAGAAGTACTCCAATACTCCTCCCTCGGGGGGTACAAGACAGTGAGGGGTTGGATAACGGAGCAAAGTGCAACTGTATAAAATATATACTGCAGTAGCAACCACTTAAGTATAGGAGAGTGGTATAACATCAGAGCTGAAATCTGGGGAAGCAGAATAGAAGTAGTCATGGTGGACACCCATGCTCAAACTAAAGGAAAGCCAGAAGGGCTCCAGGCCATTGATCCTTTGTAAGTGCCTCCTTACTACGAGGATACAAGGGAGGCATTTGTTTAAAATTGTGAGGGGGCTGTGCACGAGGGGGTGGTGGACTCATTAACTGCCCTctattccccccctccaaaattcAATTATCAGTGGGCACTATGCATTACAGGGTGTGATAGAAGGCCCCCATCCTTAAATGTATATTTGGACAGGCTTacctaagtcttaagtctctaattcaaggatggggaacctgcagccctccagatgttgctggactacaatttccactatccctgaccatcagccatgctggccgTGGATGACAGGAGTTGAACATCTGTAAGGCTGCAGGTTCCCGGTCCCTGCAATAATATGTGGGTGGTACTTAGTAAAAAGAAATCTGGGGTCTTCCTCTTTGTTTCTCTCGCTTTTACGCTTTCCAGACTGGGGAAACATTTCCAGCTCCTAGGCACCACCAGTATTAAATGTTTATATAGCGGGGCAAAATTTGAAAATGACATTTAAATTTCAAACCCAATTTAATGTCTGGATTTTTCCTCCCCCAAGTGCAAATATTTGTCTGAGGCAGAAGCTGAATCATATACACACGTGTATGTGTGTATTCTAGTTCCTTGGTTCAAACATCACAACGTTAGGAGCCCACATCTACACGTCTGCCCCATTGCCCCAAAGAGAGAAGTGCTTGTTAACTACTACATTTAGGAGACCATGATTTAAATCAAACTGAGGGAGAGTTAGGAAGTTTTATCTGATGTAAGTGatatattgaaattaatggacattactaTTTTAGGACCATTAATTGTAaggggtctaccctgagtagaacttagttggctacaagcCAAGGTGTGCGGCTTGTGTGTGggattctattcagagtagacccgttgaagttaatagacatgactaacttaggtttatttatttcaatgggtccaccCTGAGTGGGGCTTAGTTGACAACAACCTTGTGTCTTTATTAAAGGCCTTCCTACCTTTTCCCCATAATTTGAGCCTAAATGATTCAACTTTTAAAGCATGATTGGAGACCCAAATCATGGTGATCTCCAGTTTGGGGCACTGAAATCTTATCAATGATAACTGGCATATATGTGCACCCCTGTGCAAATGTCAGAAGGGACAAAAACCACTGTGAAGATGTTGGAATCAACCAACCTCAGTCTAGGATAGAACTCAACCACCTTCCATGGAGTTCTGAGACGGAGAGGTTTGGATCTAGATGTCCGTCAATAGATTGCTTTAAGTTTTGAGGAAAAATGCGAACAATTGAATGATGACAATCAAGTCGGATGAAAGGGTATGGCTTGTCTTTTTTCTTTAGAAGTTTGGGGCAAGTCATTGGGGTCTAAAACACTCATTCACCAATATCCATGCTCACATGTTTTGTTTCATTCACCTGCTTCCATGGTGACAGTTGTGCACATTCAAGGCAGTAATCTAAACGTGCTGTTAGGTGGTATTTTCACATAGATTTCTGAGCAACTGCCTCAAATGTAGAAAAGACaggaggaatgaatgaatgaaataatgAGAGCGCAAgtaggatctgcaacaaaatgttgcagtgtggaggtaATCTTTTTTTAGGGTTCCAGCCACCAAGTGATGCCTTTTGCCAGGTACTCCATTCCACGTCCTCACTCCCACTCAGTTTTCCATTACCACTGAGGAGGTTTGACGACTTTGTTTTGCTAAGGATTTTTGTGTCTGTTCTTCTGCACACCTCCGGGTTTCCCAGAGCATGCTATTGCCTCTTGTGCatagatggtgctgttttggtttAATCTGGACCAGCACTCAGAGAACTGACATCCCTATTAGGATGCGTATGAATCGTAATTAACAATATGATCAGTTAATCCATGAAAGCCACAAAATTAAGTAAATTCATCCGGGTGCCTATTATTTCTAAAGCTGTTAGGATAGGCTCTCATACCTCACAGATAAACAAAAGTAATCACGACAGACTAGTTTTGTGGCTATGTATTATGAAACAGGAGCATAGATTCACTTTTTGGCTCACATCCTCAATCTCCCAGGAACATGGCACTCAAAAGCAAGCTTCAGCTCTGTGGCATTTGAGATAATAAGAAAGCTGATGCCTCAGATCCTGTTCCCTTAACAATGGGGCATTAAAGAGTAGGGATTTACAGTTTCTTGTTGCTTTTCCTCTGGGCTCCTAAGTTCTTTACAGCAATGtggtaggcagaaattcaactgaTGAAGCTTAGGGAAGGCGCTTAGGTCTCTAGCAGATCATCTGCTTCACCTGCACAAGGTCTTCGATTCAAACCCTTGCACCTCCAGTTAAAATGCTTAGGTAGCAGGTGATTTCTCAGCCGGAAACtggacagctactgccagtcagagctgcCCATGCTGGGTTAGATGGGCTGATGATatcctaaggcagcttcctgcgtttcTTTCAGCGTGaaaattcaaatatatatatcacacacacaatCTGCCACTGAAAAGTTCAGGGTGCCtcgttttatcttcacaacaacagtGTGAGGTAGACTGAGAGAGAAAGCCTCTTGGGGTACCCAGTTAGAAGTTAAATAAATGTGTGAGAAGGAATAGCTGGGATGAGGGCACCAGCTTTCCAGAAGAGATACCCATGATGTTTAaatcagagctggggaacctgtgaccctccagatgttgccggactacaactcccatcatccccaaccattggccatgctggctgggcctgatgggagctagagtccaacatcacctggaggggcacaggttccccattcttgtttTAAATAATGCAAAGAAGGGGGTGCAAGCACCTGGGCCTAGACCACAAAACTGGTTGCTTGCCAGGCGGCTGGTGTCAATTTCTTGAGAGGCATCTAAGAAATCACTCCTGCCAATGCAAATGGTTTGAacattatgcaaatattttgttAATCTTGCTTTCCAAGGGCTCAAATGTATTTAGGAGCAAATTACTAAGCTTGGGGTGCACAAATCAGTCTAGTTCTGGTCCATTtcatttttgcatgcattcaCCCATCagaccatttttatttatttatttatttatttattttatttgtttcatttttagaccgcccatagctagtagctctctgggcggtgtacaaaacagattaaaaatacaatattataataaaatcaatcacatatatcaacaacaatattaaaataaaacgtagacataaacattaacattaaaaacattaaaaagcctgggagtacagccaggtcttaacctggcgcctaaaagaaagcaccgtaggcgccaggcgtatctcttcaggtaagctgttccacaattcgggggccactacagaaaaggccctagatctggtaacaatcctccgggcatcctggtgagatggtacctggaggagggccttagatactgaacgaagtgaacgggtaggttcatagcgggagaggcgttccacaaggtactgtggtcccacaccatgtaaggctttataggtcaaaaccagcaccttgaatctggctcggaaacaaataggtagccagtgcaaacgggccaggacaggtgttatatgcgcagaccgactggtcctcgtcaatagcctggctgccgcgttttgcaccagctgaagtttccgaactgtcttcaagggcagccctacgtagagtgcattacagtaatccaatctagaagttaccagggcatgaacaactgaagcgagatcggcgctgtccagataggggcgtagttgggctactaaacgaagatggtaaaatgcattccaagccaccgaggccacttgagcctcaagcgacaaggaagggtcaaaaaggacccccaaactacgaacctgttctttcaaggggagtgtaaccccatctagaacaggatgaacatccaccatctgggcagggaaagagctcaccaacagtgtctcagtcttgtctggattgagtttcagtttattagctctcatccagtccattatcgcggtcaggcaacggttcagcacatcaacagcctcacctgaagaaggtgaaaaggagaagtagagctgcgtgtcatcagtgtactgatggcaacgcactccaaaactcctgatgaccgcacccagaggctgcatgtagatgttaaagagcataggggacaaaaccgatccctgagggactccacaatggagagtccagggtgttgagcaatgttccccaagcactaccttctggcgacgatccgctaagtaggagcagaaccactgccaagcagtgcccccgacacccaactccgcgagtctccccagaaggataccatggtcgatggtatcaaacgccgctgagagatcaaggagagtcaacagagtcacactccctctgtccctctcccgacaaaggtcatcatacagggcgaccaag
This portion of the Rhineura floridana isolate rRhiFlo1 chromosome 21, rRhiFlo1.hap2, whole genome shotgun sequence genome encodes:
- the CCDC92B gene encoding coiled-coil domain-containing 92B isoform X2 — its product is MRPKLTHDLETKQLEANQQEIIDQELEEKCKIVEARLQEKEMDNLELRKELRHKESLVAALRSNLRNKERKFLEELKRRSHRVTILNTELQKQTEAAAYLSFQLHATKQKLHSSRQSGKPLPEKPPEKACLPPPCSEARPKKRTQRSHPRRQAASNFHGKGAFKDPSSRDRLSSFEEDEPMPDPALFLYTKRHHAPPHRQRSEHKASAMSVRVGTDQRDPKGGQQRPSTRQPYLEPTEAVNGARTVGKPRPSSKGEQHKRNGRSPQTSKDID
- the CCDC92B gene encoding coiled-coil domain-containing 92B isoform X1; this encodes METLSLEHQIQSVQRHIAFLKKEQMELLRDLHLEILRLQKHCTELTHDLETKQLEANQQEIIDQELEEKCKIVEARLQEKEMDNLELRKELRHKESLVAALRSNLRNKERKFLEELKRRSHRVTILNTELQKQTEAAAYLSFQLHATKQKLHSSRQSGKPLPEKPPEKACLPPPCSEARPKKRTQRSHPRRQAASNFHGKGAFKDPSSRDRLSSFEEDEPMPDPALFLYTKRHHAPPHRQRSEHKASAMSVRVGTDQRDPKGGQQRPSTRQPYLEPTEAVNGARTVGKPRPSSKGEQHKRNGRSPQTSKDID